In one Umezawaea sp. Da 62-37 genomic region, the following are encoded:
- a CDS encoding serine/threonine-protein kinase, whose product MSEENRRIAGRYQLAEQLGGGAMGLVWRAQDQRLDRVVAVKELLLPSYLDEKAAQQARRRAMREARIAARLQHPNAIAVYDVVEHDGQPWLIMEYLPSKSLALVIAENGPLPVDSVIQIGGQLAAALAAAHKVNVVHRDVKPGNVLLGDAGAVKITDFGISRAIDDATATATGRSVGTPAFFSPEVAKGEEGGYPSDVFSLGATLYNAVEGMPPFGISENSIAQLHRVAEGTIRPPERAGALTPVLLRLLDPDPDTRPTMPEAAEELAVLAEIREPVPTLVDREPVGEPPAAAAPVETPEPAPATPPAPAPVVAAAPSTPQAQEAPAAAPSTEDDQKRKRAIFGLVGVIVLLLAVVGLAFWIANRDKTPEGQATPSSSSSAPVPTTTGGGEQPAQTTGETTSTTSEAPATTTSEPPPASNTQPASTGTAAQALTDYYAGLLGNKEASYAKLTDAFKASGRAPTFADYSSFWNGYSAVSATNVVEQSPGVVSATINYVHTDGVPETETRTFTLVQQGGQWLIDNQR is encoded by the coding sequence GTGAGCGAGGAAAACCGGCGGATCGCCGGGCGTTATCAGCTGGCCGAGCAACTTGGCGGTGGAGCCATGGGGCTGGTCTGGCGCGCCCAGGACCAAAGGTTGGACCGCGTCGTCGCGGTGAAGGAACTGCTGCTGCCCTCGTACCTGGACGAGAAGGCGGCCCAGCAGGCCCGTCGCCGCGCCATGCGGGAGGCGCGCATCGCCGCGCGACTGCAGCACCCCAACGCGATCGCGGTCTACGACGTCGTCGAGCACGACGGCCAGCCGTGGCTGATCATGGAGTACCTGCCGTCGAAGAGCCTCGCGCTGGTGATCGCGGAGAACGGGCCGCTGCCGGTCGACTCCGTGATCCAGATCGGCGGGCAGCTCGCCGCCGCGCTGGCGGCCGCGCACAAGGTCAACGTGGTGCACCGCGACGTCAAGCCCGGCAACGTGCTGCTCGGTGACGCGGGTGCCGTGAAGATCACCGACTTCGGGATCTCGCGCGCCATCGACGACGCCACGGCCACCGCGACCGGTCGGTCTGTCGGCACTCCCGCGTTCTTCTCCCCCGAGGTGGCCAAGGGCGAGGAAGGCGGTTACCCGTCGGACGTCTTCTCGCTCGGCGCCACGCTGTACAACGCCGTCGAGGGCATGCCGCCGTTCGGCATCTCGGAGAACTCGATCGCCCAGCTGCACCGGGTCGCCGAGGGCACCATCCGGCCGCCGGAGCGCGCGGGCGCGCTCACCCCGGTCCTGCTCCGCCTGCTCGACCCGGACCCCGACACCAGGCCCACGATGCCCGAGGCCGCCGAGGAACTGGCCGTCCTGGCCGAGATCCGCGAACCCGTCCCCACCCTCGTCGACCGCGAGCCGGTCGGTGAGCCCCCCGCGGCCGCCGCACCGGTCGAGACGCCCGAGCCCGCGCCCGCGACTCCTCCCGCCCCCGCGCCGGTGGTAGCGGCGGCTCCGTCGACGCCGCAGGCGCAGGAGGCACCCGCGGCGGCACCGTCCACAGAGGACGATCAGAAGCGGAAGCGCGCCATCTTCGGGCTGGTCGGCGTCATCGTGCTGCTGCTCGCCGTCGTCGGCCTGGCGTTCTGGATCGCCAACCGCGACAAGACGCCCGAGGGCCAGGCCACCCCCTCCAGCTCCAGCAGCGCCCCGGTCCCGACGACCACCGGGGGTGGCGAGCAGCCCGCGCAGACGACCGGGGAGACCACCTCCACGACCTCTGAGGCCCCAGCCACCACCACGTCCGAGCCCCCGCCTGCCTCGAACACCCAGCCTGCGTCGACGGGAACGGCCGCGCAGGCGCTCACGGACTACTACGCGGGCCTGCTGGGCAACAAGGAAGCCTCGTACGCCAAGCTGACCGACGCGTTCAAGGCCTCGGGACGTGCTCCTACCTTCGCCGACTACTCGAGCTTCTGGAACGGCTACAGCGCGGTGTCCGCGACCAACGTGGTCGAGCAGAGCCCCGGCGTCGTGTCGGCGACCATCAACTACGTCCACACCGACGGCGTCCCCGAGACCGAGACCCGCACGTTCACCCTCGTGCAGCAGGGCGGGCAGTGGCTCATCGACAACCAGAGATAG
- the nthA gene encoding nitrile hydratase subunit alpha, with amino-acid sequence MSGDHTGADAVIAARVRHVEALLEERGLVDAKEVDRALEAFLAKANPDNGARLVARAWLDADFHDRLLTDASAALAEIGLSMGGGLQEQRLKVVANTATTHNVVVCTLCSCYPVALLGPSPTWYKSEAYRSRVVRDPRSVLAEFDFHLPEDVAVTVWDANAETRFMVVPRRPEGTDGLDERALADLVTRDGLIGVAPV; translated from the coding sequence ATGAGCGGGGACCACACCGGGGCCGATGCCGTCATCGCGGCGCGCGTCCGGCACGTCGAGGCGTTGCTGGAGGAGCGCGGCCTGGTCGACGCCAAGGAGGTCGACCGCGCCCTGGAGGCGTTCCTGGCCAAGGCGAACCCGGACAACGGCGCCCGCCTGGTCGCCAGGGCCTGGCTCGACGCCGACTTCCACGACCGCCTGCTGACCGACGCCTCCGCCGCACTGGCCGAGATCGGCCTGTCGATGGGCGGCGGGTTGCAGGAGCAGCGGCTCAAGGTCGTGGCGAACACCGCCACCACCCACAACGTCGTCGTCTGCACCCTCTGCTCGTGCTACCCGGTCGCGCTCCTCGGACCGTCGCCCACCTGGTACAAGAGCGAGGCCTACCGCTCACGGGTCGTCCGCGACCCGCGCTCGGTGCTCGCCGAGTTCGACTTCCACCTGCCGGAGGACGTCGCCGTCACCGTGTGGGACGCCAACGCCGAGACCCGGTTCATGGTGGTTCCCCGGCGCCCCGAGGGCACGGACGGTCTCGACGAACGCGCCCTCGCCGACCTCGTCACGCGGGACGGCCTCATCGGCGTCGCTCCGGTCTGA
- a CDS encoding helix-turn-helix domain-containing protein: MHTVAVLALEQVVPFDLGTPLEVFGRARLPDGRPAYRVRVCAAEPVVDAGLFTITAPWGLEGLADADTIIVPGTATPTRPVPEPVLAALRDAAAAGTRIASICSGTFTLAAAGLLDGLRATTHWVGAALLAELHPEVDVDPDVLYVDNGSILTSAGAAAGLDLCLHLIRRDHGSAVAADAARLSVMPLEREGGQAQFIVTEPPPTPQGSALEPVLKWMHDNVERDLTLDDIARHSGMSTRTLLRRFREQTGSTPLQWLHRARVRQAQFLLETTGHTVDRIALQVGFGSPTSFRDRFKRVTGVSPQAYRHAFQ, translated from the coding sequence ATGCACACCGTTGCGGTCCTGGCGCTGGAGCAGGTGGTCCCGTTCGACCTCGGCACCCCGCTGGAGGTGTTCGGGCGCGCCCGGCTGCCCGACGGGCGGCCCGCCTACCGGGTCCGGGTGTGCGCCGCGGAACCCGTCGTGGACGCGGGCCTGTTCACCATCACCGCCCCGTGGGGCCTGGAGGGGCTGGCCGACGCGGACACGATCATCGTGCCGGGCACGGCGACGCCGACCCGGCCCGTCCCGGAGCCGGTGCTGGCCGCACTGCGGGACGCGGCCGCCGCCGGGACCCGGATCGCGTCCATCTGCTCCGGCACGTTCACCCTGGCCGCCGCGGGCCTGCTGGACGGTCTGCGGGCGACCACGCACTGGGTGGGCGCCGCGCTGCTCGCCGAACTCCACCCGGAGGTCGACGTCGACCCGGACGTGCTCTACGTCGACAACGGGTCGATCCTCACCTCCGCGGGCGCGGCGGCGGGGCTGGACCTGTGCCTGCACCTGATCCGCCGCGACCACGGGTCGGCGGTGGCCGCGGACGCCGCCCGGCTCTCGGTGATGCCGCTGGAGCGGGAGGGTGGCCAGGCGCAGTTCATCGTCACCGAGCCGCCGCCCACGCCGCAGGGCTCCGCGCTGGAGCCCGTGCTGAAGTGGATGCACGACAACGTCGAGCGCGACCTCACGCTCGACGACATCGCCCGGCACAGCGGCATGAGCACCCGCACGCTGCTGCGCCGGTTCCGCGAGCAGACCGGGTCGACGCCGTTGCAGTGGCTGCACCGGGCGCGCGTGCGCCAGGCGCAGTTCCTGCTGGAGACGACCGGGCACACCGTGGACCGGATCGCCCTCCAGGTCGGCTTCGGCTCCCCCACGTCGTTCCGGGACAGGTTCAAGCGCGTGACCGGCGTGAGCCCGCAGGCCTACCGGCACGCGTTCCAGTGA
- a CDS encoding transglycosylase domain-containing protein, which yields MAEQRNDQDRPKSKRGWRRVRRVGYVLLALVVLAPVAAFAVVNEAVDVPSTTVISAQLNKVVTIRYADGTEMTRIAADGANRTLIANGRIPDDVRHAVYAAEQPDFETSSDFDFGTGLAKQYLRLVSATEGGSWRREFVDFAMTHKFSSRESKDLILTGYLDAVPLGRTAYGVVAAARMYYDKALADLTASEAAFIAGMIRNPDGADDPVYTEARWNAVMDGMVEQGWMTRDYREAQEFPAPVPVEETRLVPLDGPRALIQAEVFRELEAKGFSVERAAEMGLVVQTTIDPKAQTAAESAVDEVMAGQPSVLRQALTAVDPTKGAVRAYWAGRDALGGDFARDTLQEPGTTFLPIDLVAALEKGIGLGAKFDGTSPRAFPGRETNPVKNSGGPRACAKECSLRAGVEQDIATVFYDLAVNQVGTLAVAEAARAAGIPKSVEIANVRHDLLLAEDGSPAPDGNISLGGGQTLVRPFDMAVVYGTFAAEGVRHEPYFVEKVEDAPGRLLYQHTDVATPAFDSDPAKSRAIASNVTAALKPLPGVAGIPCANRECAGKPGTHELEGVDHSKAWMVGYTPSLAASVWVGTEEGDLALRDKAGLPVTGSGLPGLLWQRFMDRALDGTPPVAFPAPTPIGQFE from the coding sequence GTGGCGGAGCAGCGGAACGACCAGGACAGGCCGAAGTCGAAACGGGGGTGGCGCCGGGTCCGGCGGGTCGGTTACGTCCTGCTGGCGCTGGTGGTGCTCGCCCCGGTGGCGGCCTTCGCGGTGGTGAACGAGGCCGTGGACGTGCCCAGCACCACGGTGATCTCGGCGCAGCTGAACAAGGTCGTCACGATCCGCTACGCCGACGGCACCGAGATGACCCGGATCGCGGCCGACGGCGCGAACCGGACGCTCATCGCGAACGGGCGGATTCCGGACGACGTGCGGCACGCGGTCTACGCCGCCGAGCAGCCGGACTTCGAGACGTCGTCGGACTTCGACTTCGGTACCGGCCTGGCGAAGCAGTACCTGCGCCTGGTCAGCGCGACCGAGGGCGGCTCCTGGCGCCGCGAGTTCGTCGACTTCGCGATGACCCACAAGTTCAGTTCCCGCGAGAGCAAGGACTTGATCCTCACCGGGTACCTCGACGCGGTCCCGTTGGGCCGAACGGCCTACGGCGTCGTGGCGGCCGCGCGGATGTACTACGACAAGGCGCTCGCCGATCTGACGGCCTCCGAGGCCGCTTTCATCGCCGGGATGATCAGGAATCCGGACGGCGCAGACGACCCGGTCTACACCGAGGCCCGCTGGAACGCGGTCATGGACGGCATGGTCGAGCAGGGCTGGATGACCCGCGACTACCGGGAAGCGCAGGAGTTCCCGGCACCGGTTCCGGTGGAGGAGACGCGGCTTGTGCCGCTGGACGGCCCCCGCGCGCTCATCCAGGCCGAGGTCTTCCGCGAGCTGGAGGCCAAGGGCTTCAGCGTGGAGCGCGCGGCCGAGATGGGACTGGTCGTGCAGACGACCATCGACCCCAAAGCGCAGACGGCGGCGGAGAGCGCCGTCGACGAGGTGATGGCGGGCCAGCCCTCGGTGCTGCGCCAGGCGCTCACCGCCGTGGACCCGACCAAGGGCGCCGTGCGCGCCTACTGGGCGGGGCGCGACGCCCTGGGGGGCGACTTCGCGCGCGACACGCTCCAGGAGCCCGGCACGACGTTCCTCCCGATCGACCTCGTGGCCGCCCTGGAGAAGGGCATCGGCCTGGGGGCGAAGTTCGACGGCACCTCCCCGCGGGCGTTCCCCGGCCGCGAGACCAACCCCGTCAAGAACTCCGGCGGTCCGCGCGCCTGCGCCAAGGAGTGCAGCCTGCGCGCCGGGGTCGAGCAGGACATCGCCACGGTCTTCTACGACCTGGCTGTCAACCAGGTCGGCACGCTCGCGGTGGCGGAGGCGGCCAGGGCCGCGGGCATCCCGAAATCGGTGGAGATCGCGAACGTCCGCCACGACCTGCTGCTCGCCGAGGACGGCAGCCCCGCCCCGGACGGCAACATCTCCCTGGGCGGCGGCCAAACCCTGGTCCGCCCGTTCGACATGGCGGTCGTCTACGGCACGTTCGCCGCGGAGGGCGTGCGGCACGAGCCCTACTTCGTCGAGAAGGTCGAGGACGCGCCGGGGCGCCTGCTCTACCAGCACACCGACGTCGCGACGCCCGCGTTCGACAGCGATCCGGCGAAGAGCAGGGCCATCGCGTCGAACGTGACCGCGGCGCTCAAGCCCCTTCCCGGCGTCGCGGGGATCCCGTGCGCGAATCGCGAGTGCGCGGGCAAACCCGGCACGCACGAACTCGAAGGCGTCGACCACTCCAAGGCGTGGATGGTCGGCTACACGCCGTCGCTCGCGGCGTCGGTGTGGGTCGGCACCGAGGAGGGCGACCTGGCGCTGCGGGACAAGGCGGGTCTGCCCGTCACCGGATCCGGACTGCCCGGTCTGCTGTGGCAGCGGTTCATGGACAGGGCGCTCGACGGCACGCCGCCGGTCGCCTTCCCCGCGCCGACCCCGATCGGCCAGTTCGAGTAG
- a CDS encoding SH3-like domain-containing protein, with the protein MADLFAPGDRVRTAHVDPPHHTRVPRYARGAPGVVVEVEGHHPLADDRSRGLSVAPQPVYAVRFAARDLFGEGDHSVTLAVWETHLRAEP; encoded by the coding sequence GTGGCTGACCTGTTCGCGCCCGGCGACCGCGTGCGCACCGCGCACGTGGACCCGCCGCACCACACCAGGGTGCCGCGCTACGCGCGTGGCGCGCCCGGCGTCGTCGTGGAGGTCGAGGGCCACCACCCGCTGGCGGACGACCGCTCCCGCGGCCTGAGCGTCGCCCCGCAGCCCGTGTACGCCGTGCGGTTCGCCGCGCGCGACCTGTTCGGCGAGGGCGACCACTCGGTCACCCTCGCGGTCTGGGAGACCCACCTACGAGCGGAGCCGTGA